TACTAATATAGTAATATAGATATACCATTTAATGGATTGATATAACGCAGCAAGGTTAACTCAAGCCAATCATAACGCAAATAAAACCGTGGGTACAGTACAAGCGGCCTACTGCATGTTAATTGCTTAAGTCACCGCGGCCTACATGCAGATTTCCTTGGGTTACAGATGGTCTACAGACATTCACAAATCACAATTAAACTTCAAATCCAAATTAAAATTTACTAACCTGTCTTTCAACCTTGACCACGCTTGTCACTTGTCTGAGGTACATGTCGTTTGTGCCTTTGTTGTATTGGACGATGGCGTATCTCAGGGCATTTTGCGCCCCTTCATCATCGGGGCTTATGGTGGAGAAGCCCCCCACAAGCGCTCCGGAGCCGACGGCGAAAAACGCCGCAAGACCGAGGAAAACAATCTTCCACATCGTGTTTTGATACCTGCGAGTATGGATTCACAACAACAATACCTCCAGACGTCGCCCCCTTCTAACTTATATAAACATGTACGTCATTGTTGTTTGGTGTGCTGGGAATGGCTGATCTCGCAGCCAATCAAATTCTCTCAGCCCAACTCCGCAGCAGACTTGTAACCCAGGGTGCGTGCACGTCAACGTGTTCGCCCTGAAAACAGGTTAATCCCTACCCCTGTTGTTTTATGTCCTTTCTGAGGAAATTGTTGCTCAAGGCACCGTGAAAAGGAGACGAACAAGGTATGTGGAATAGGGGTTGGATTTTAGCGTGCATGTGCACAACTTTTTCTCAAGTGCTATgcggaaaatgaaaaaatggtGACCTCTGTCCTACAGGTCTAAAGCGCCTGTGGAAACCCACCTTTGTAACGAAACAATGCGAGCACTGCAGGTTTTGAAGTAAGAGGGATTTTACCACTAAAGCTCGCATTTTCTCTATAACTCCTGTTAACGGTAAGCTGTATTTAAACCCAAATGCTCCTCCATATTTGTCCACACTGCAGAGAAACTTTCTTTGGCTTGGATCCTGTCCAAAAGCAAGTTCTAATAGGGTCCGCCGTGGCAGCAGGCGGGATTCTGGCGTTCCTGGTTCACAAAGGAAGACCGATCAAAACTGTTCCTCTCGGTGAAGGATGGTGGGGAGCAGGAGAAAAATCACTGTCACAGGATGATAAAATCTACCCCTTTCAAGTGCAAACCTCAGATGAAGAGATTTTGGTCATTCTGAACTGTTAAATTGCACTTCTCATCACAAATGATCCAgttaaaactataaataataagACAGCAACATGTTTAGTAATGGGCATTGTTCTTATTCAACAGGACCTTAATGAGCGTATTGACAAAATGCGCTACACTGATCCTTTAGAAGATAGTGGCTTCCAGTATGGCTTTAATTCCACTTATCTCAAGAAAGTGGTTTCCTATTGGAGACATAAATTTGACTGGAAAAAGCAAGTGGCACTGCTTAATAAATATCCACATTTCAAAACCAAAATAGAAGGTACAGAGTAATCACTCATAGTTTAGATGCTTGGGCAGGATCAACCCACTGTTTTGTCACACCTGTGCTTATGCTTTAACGCAGGACTGGATGTTCACTTCATCCACGTGCGGCCACCACACCATGAGAATCAAAAGGTTCTGCCTCTTATGCTTGTCCATGGATGGCCAGGTTCCTTCTTTGAATTCTACAAGATTCTGCCACTTCTCACACAGAACCAGGATGGCGTTGCATTTGAAGTCATATGCCCGTCCATCCCTGGCTATGGTTTCTCAGAAGCTCCTCATAAACAAGGTTGAATATTCATaatacacacatgtatatatttCTGTTAGAGCAGCACATGTTTACAGATGTGCTTTCTGTACACCTCTAGGATTTGACAGCCTTGCAGCTGCACGAATTTTCCTGACGTTGATGGAGCGTTTAGGATTCTCCCAGTTCTACCTGCAGGGAGGAGACTGGGGCTCCCTTATCACCACAAACATGGCACAGATGAAGCCTCAGTAAGATAGTCAGCGAAGCAAACCTAACTGAAAACACATTGTTACTGCTGTGGAATGTCCACCCACTGTTTTATAGCAAGCATTGTGAAATTCTTACTTAATTTGTGAAACAGTGCTTTCAGTGGAAAAAGTGCAACAACTAGCAACTCCAGAAATTCCTGGAACTGGAGCAAATTACATTTTGCCTAGCAAAAGACTCCCTTAAAAACTCACAGCCATTCATTGACAATTATTTACAATGACTAAGGACCTACCTCTTAGATAAAACAAATACTATTTAATAacccttttatttttctagGAGTGTGAAAGGTCTCCACCTAAACATGTGTATGTCAACAAGGGGGTTCAAAGTGTTATTGTCCCTCATCATTGGTCCTTATCTGCCCTTCCTGGTGGGCTTAAGTCGAGAGGATGTCCGTCGAATGTTCCCTTACATGGAGAAGAATGTCTGGAACATCCTCCAGGAATCTGGCTACATGCACATTCAGGCCACTAAACCAGACACTGCAGGTACAAAGGCAACCAGGGAACATGCTCAGAATATTATGGTCATATTCACACTACTGATCAGTAAAAAATTTGAGAAACTTGTTCCATATATTTATACATCACAGGTAGTACTCTTATCTCAGGTCttattatattgtaatttgTGTTCACAGGCTGTGGATTGAATAGTTCTCCTGTTGGCTTGGCTGCCTACTTGCTGGAAAAATTCTCCACCTGGACTGATATGAACAACAGAGATCTGGAAGATGGTGGCCTGGAGAGGTACAAGAGCGCGTATAAATATTAATAGGACTGATTCAATAAACtgagattattaaaaaatgtaactaattaTGAATCTGCATTTTTACAGGAAATTCAGCCTGGATGACCTCTTGACAAATGTCATGATCTACTGGACAACAGGCTCCATAGTCTCTTCTATGCGCTTCTACAAGGAGAATTTCAAGAGTAATCCCAACAACAGGGTGGATGCAAAGTATGTGGCCATGTGTTGACACTGTCAAAAGTCTTTATCTTAAAATCTGACTTCTTTTTGATTTATTCTTGTAATAACCTTATCaagttttgatttttcttttttctttcttaggaCGGCAATTTATGTGCCCACTGGACTGGCTGCCTTCCCTGCAGAGCTGATGCACTGCCCTAAATCGTGGGCACAAATTAGGTACAAAAACATCTGCTCCTACACTTTCATGCCTTGCGGTGGTCACTTTGCAGCATTTGAGGAGCCCCAGCTTCTAGCAAGCgatattttacagtttgtcaaaaaagtggaaaaggaaaaaaaagtttgatgCTCTCTCAAACAGGTTCCAGCTAACACTTGATTTCTTGTGTGATTTTGATTAATCATTCCAAATTGGACACGTACGCACACCGTTATGATTGTGATCCCTTACACACTACAATAATTCATTTACCCACAAAACTGAGGCACTGTGGAAATCATAAACAcaagtttaataaatgttctAAACAGATGACACTGACACTCCACTGTGTCCAACCTTTCAAgttatgttaattaaaaatatattgcacaATTACTATGTGTggtgttctgtgtgtgtctttatcaaTTTAGGACTTTCAGTATTTGAGAAGATGATAAAaggtgtgatggaaaatcaagtatgtttaaatgattgcattttactcttagcattttacctagttataatggcCACTTGCACTAagtgtacttttaaaatgttgttcaaaacttctctcatatacatgttttgtcttgaaacTTTTTGCAGAACTGCTttaaggtcagttattgtctaacagcagactatcccacactgtagtgagcCAGAGTGAGCAGTGGTTTGCATGCACCCTGTAAAAGATAACAAATTCCAGTCTCAACCTCCGCTGAAAGAATCAGAACTGAACACAGTGGCTCCTTTGGTGACTGCCGCCAGATACACAAACTAAGAATTAAAACTGGTAAACATGAGTTGCAAAGAAGTTcctaaattaattttgttaaacTCAAGTTGCCATTCTTTCTTGAATTAATCTGAATAATCGGGCGACTCATAGTCAATTGGAGAGTATAAAGAACATTGACAGCTAAGTGTAATCAAGAACTCCTAGTTAGTTGGGAAGCATAAAGGTCAACAGCCAAGTTAAACTTAGGGGCCAACTAGCCAGTGTAATGGGAGCTTTAAAAAGATACCCTCACCCTCACAGAGACGTCTGTGTTAAAGGCTGTGCAGGTAGCAAGTCCCAGGGGAAACCAGGGAAGTAAGGGGCCTTAGACCCAGCAGGGTCTGATTATTGAAATTATGAAAACCAAGTATGGTGACATTTATTAGGGGAAAAAGGCACCAAGTGAAGTCTTAGTCTCTCTTTGCCTTGTCTAACCTAATTTTTGTCATTCTCAAGACCCGGTCACAGGTTGTTACAGGGCAGAGTAGATCACAGAGAAGAGTCACTGTTCATTTGAACAGGACAGGTCCAAAGGTAAAATTAAGAGTTTTGGCATTGCCTTACTGGAAGTGTGGCAGGAAGTGCGCACACTCGGACTAAGCCCTAGGAATTGAGTGACAGTGAGAGAATGGAGAAAAGAGAgggcaaacagacagcagagaaaatagTAGATTGCTCCAAATCTTAAGATTCTGAAAAGTATGGTATGGTGGTTTTCCTCAAGGAAGTTGCttgaataaaaataagctaacaaaattatgaaaaaaagaagttaaatcaagaaaagaaactgaaggctaaaaatgtcaaaaagacaaacatgtgtaacttacataatgttaaatatgcgaacaaagaaaaatgaagtagAGTTTAGGGAAAGAAGatgactgaagaaaaaaaaggaaacaaaactcTTGACAGCTGCACCAAACAGAACAGATAAcgcttcatatttatttattatattttctattcttATCTTATCATATTATTTAGCTCAAGATACTAAATGAGTGGCTCATAGAAGAAGaattgaagacaaaaacagtagaGATGTTGGATTTTAGATTTGATTTTTGAATTGTTCACTAATCTGGAACACTCTGGACAAATAGAGTTCAAGGAATATCataacaatcatattttttatttaacataataatgcTGATGCATAGCttgatataaatgtttgtttaaaaacactgatctAGTTTtagcaggaaacacaaaagtggATGCTGTAGCTAAGAAAGCTGCCCAACAGGAagtatctcaaacacacacacgcacaaacacacacaaacacacattgaacagactcagacattttatcatcactCACTTCTGTGCATCAATTATCTGTCTCTGAGAAAGAAACGGGGAA
The nucleotide sequence above comes from Channa argus isolate prfri chromosome 1, Channa argus male v1.0, whole genome shotgun sequence. Encoded proteins:
- the cst3 gene encoding cystatin C (amyloid angiopathy and cerebral hemorrhage), giving the protein MWKIVFLGLAAFFAVGSGALVGGFSTISPDDEGAQNALRYAIVQYNKGTNDMYLRQVTSVVKVERQVVSGLKYRITVNLARTTCRRDSANEVCPVHTNPALAQNYKCTFTVWTQAWLNHISLTEAKC
- the ephx5 gene encoding epoxide hydrolase 1, with translation MRALQVLKETFFGLDPVQKQVLIGSAVAAGGILAFLVHKGRPIKTVPLGEGWWGAGEKSLSQDDKIYPFQVQTSDEEILDLNERIDKMRYTDPLEDSGFQYGFNSTYLKKVVSYWRHKFDWKKQVALLNKYPHFKTKIEGLDVHFIHVRPPHHENQKVLPLMLVHGWPGSFFEFYKILPLLTQNQDGVAFEVICPSIPGYGFSEAPHKQGFDSLAAARIFLTLMERLGFSQFYLQGGDWGSLITTNMAQMKPQSVKGLHLNMCMSTRGFKVLLSLIIGPYLPFLVGLSREDVRRMFPYMEKNVWNILQESGYMHIQATKPDTAGCGLNSSPVGLAAYLLEKFSTWTDMNNRDLEDGGLERKFSLDDLLTNVMIYWTTGSIVSSMRFYKENFKSNPNNRVDAKTAIYVPTGLAAFPAELMHCPKSWAQIRYKNICSYTFMPCGGHFAAFEEPQLLASDILQFVKKVEKEKKV